A single genomic interval of Chitinophaga sp. 180180018-3 harbors:
- the nuoI gene encoding NADH-quinone oxidoreductase subunit NuoI, with product MFSLIRSMWLVFLHMFHKRETYQYPEQKAPLPARWRGRIALTRDPDGGERCVGCYLCAAACPVDCISLQTTEDQSGRRYPEFFRINFSRCIFCGFCEEACPTYAIQLLPDFEMAEYDRQHLVYEKEDLLINSQGKYPGYNYYNVAGLAIQGKQKGEAQQEEPPVDIKSLMP from the coding sequence ATGTTCAGTCTGATAAGAAGCATGTGGCTGGTATTTCTTCATATGTTTCATAAAAGAGAAACGTACCAATACCCTGAGCAAAAAGCGCCGCTGCCTGCCCGCTGGCGTGGCCGTATAGCGCTTACCCGCGATCCTGATGGCGGTGAACGCTGTGTGGGATGCTATCTGTGCGCAGCTGCCTGCCCGGTTGACTGTATTTCCCTGCAGACCACCGAAGATCAATCGGGACGAAGATATCCCGAATTTTTCCGGATCAATTTTTCCCGCTGTATTTTCTGCGGCTTCTGTGAAGAAGCTTGTCCTACCTACGCGATACAACTGCTACCTGATTTTGAAATGGCGGAATACGACCGCCAGCATCTTGTTTATGAGAAAGAAGATTTATTGATCAACAGCCAGGGAAAGTACCCGGGATATAATTATTACAACGTTGCCGGCCTCGCAATACAAGGTAAACAGAAAGGAGAAGCACAACAGGAAGAACCACCGGTGGATATTAAAAGTCTTATGCCATGA